TACTGGGACTGGTCTGATGGCGGTTTCTACGCACTTCGATATTCCTTTCATCTCCAAGAGGTTACTACTCTTATTCACTTTCATCTCAGTGTCAGGTTCCATGGAAAGGTtcaattttttaagttttttttttttttttaagattagcttttttttttttttaagattatcTGAATGATAGTTCTTGAATCTTTACTACTCTATATATTGGATTTGAACTAGTGTGTGAGGTGATTTACGTGTTGTCGATGAAATTGGATACGTTTTGGGGAACTAATCAGTAGAGCAAGTCAGGCTCTGAGTTAGATGAGTGGACAAACATATGTACCTTTTGTGTACTCATGCTTGTTTCTCTACTGATGTGCAGAACACCAGAGTGGCTAAAGAAAATGTTTTCAACTATCACTAAGAGCGAGAGGAAAGGCCCTGTCTTCCGATTTTTCATGGATCTTGGTGATGCAGGTGCACTCACAGTTCCCTTTGTAagcttttttttagttattttaccAATTTGCAGTAATAAGTCTCTAGATGCTACTTGTGTAATTTGAAATGAATGGAACTTtcattttccttttctctcctATAACTCACAGTAGCAAACCATGTTCTTTTACTTTCTGCATGATTAAGCAATGTTTTCTGGTTTCCGTTTTTCCCTGACGTGTATGTGTGTTCTCACAGTTTCATATgttaaaaaactaaatattccaAGCGGAGTGGTTGGAGCTTGTCGACTTGATTTGGCCTATGAGCATTTCAAGGTAGGCCTCCATTGGCACTAGTATGTATGTATTTATGCTTTAACGTAGGAGATATTCAGATACTGAATTTAAtttgtttcatttctttttttctcaggAGAAGCCTCACTTATTTCAGTTTGTTCCAAATGAGAGACAGGTAGGAGATGCTCCAGTGTGACATGCACTTCTATGTCCCCTTTATTACCATATTCCTACTTCCTAGCTGAAATGATATCTGATTTGCAGGTCAAGGCTGCCAACAAACTTCTCAAGTCAATGCCACCAAATGAGAAAAAGCAAAGGGTGGATGGGGTTCCTGTTTTCGGTGCTCAAAACTTGGATATTGCTGTTGCAACTTCAGATGGGATTAAGTGGTGAGCTTTACTGATGAAAAACACTATTATATGAATTTGGTAGGAAGTGTAATTATATTTGCTTTTCTCGTTCTCTGGCGTCATTTCCCTCcagttttttttggttgatgGTTTCCTCAATTCAATCTGCTTAGCTTTAAAATTCTCGTGCGGACTTGGCTGCTGTTGTTTAATTTGACAGTTGTGCAAATTTTTTCTTCAAGAATTTATCAATAGTAAGAAAAATTAACTGGGATTGATATTTGTATCTAAAGTGTTCTACCTTTTACCAGGTATACCCCATATTTCTTTGATAAAGCGGTACTAGATAACATTCTTGAAGAGTCAGTGGATCAACATTTCCATACTTTAATCCAAACCCGGCACGTGCAACGAAGACGAGATGTTGTTGATGACAGCTTAACTTCAGAGATTATGGAAGAGATGGGAGACAGCATGCTAGAGCCGCCTGAGGTACACAGATTGATTCATTTTAGGATAAAAGTAAAGATGACAATTGACCGTGGTATTATAATAATCAGGAATGTGACTTGCCGGAACAGAATCTGTTAGTTGCTTGGTGCTTGTGGATAGCTCATTATTTCTAGCAGACAAAATATTGATAATGACTTTTGTTGGGTCGTTTCTTTGAATATCTAAAAAACTTGTGGTTGTTGTTCTATTTTGTTAATCAAATTGCAGGTTCAAGAAGCCATGGAAGAGATCGGCACTTCTGGAATTCCTCTGAGTGTTGTGGCAAAGGCTGCTGAGATTCAGCTCCTATACGCCGTAGACAGAGTGCTTCTAGGTAGTCGATGGTTCCGGAAAGCCACAGGCATCCAGCCAAAGTTACCTTATCTCGTCGATTCTTTTGAAAGAAGGTATGCATGCATCTGTTGTTCTTTTTGCTTCTTAGGCTTTCCGTTTTCTTGGAAATTGGTTGAGTGAAAGCGGTAGTAGTTTAATTTCCAACACCTAAACACTCGTAAAATGCCTCGCGTTTGTCATTAATTGGTTTACTTTTTCTTCCTCATTGCTCGTAGGAGCGCGTTATCAATCCAACGAGCGCCAGGGTCAACAACCAAATGTCTTGGTGATTCAGACTCCTCTGCATCACTGCTTAAAGTAGAAGACGGCAGTCCAAGCGAGGAGGAAAAGAGGCAGCAAAGTCTCTGGTTTCCTTTTCGAGATTGGCTTAACGCGCAAAAGGATTCATCAGGTCAAAGGTAACCATTGTTCTCCAacgtttgaaaacaaaatgttctaAAAGAGAGTATACAAATGGTTAAGAAACACAAGTATTTTTTCAGGGAGATggaaagtagagagagagaaatgcaGAGGAGTCCTTTCTTACCAAAGATAACAATGGTAGGGATATCAACAGGAGAAGCTGCACAGATGAGTAAGGCTAATCTGAAGAAAACAATGGAAGATTTAACACAAGACTTGGAGCAGTCTGATGAAGGGAGTGATCATGGTTCGAATCGTTACGACCCTCTTAAGATCGAGGAGAGAGATCCGTTGTTCGTTGCAAACGTTGGAGATTACTATTCGGGTTTGGCTAGAGCTGGTTCTGCTCGGTGGTCACGTCGAGGTGATGACCGTAACGAAACACCTCCTAGGTCATAAGCCTCCCTTGCTGTTACTTGTTATATGATAGGGACatgtatttttactttattaagaAAACGTTTCATGAAAAGTTGATTCTTGTTGTAAACTTAAAGTCGttattattaatcataacaTATAGTGCCCTTAGAGCATGACCACTGGTGGTCCTTGCTAGGGAGTTctaaagaaaatgaccaaataaataaatgaaaaatagcgaaaaaagaaagaagcgGTGTTTAAATTGGGAGTTTTAGTAATGGTAAGGAGTCTTACGTGGCAATCAATCATTGGACCGTTCtcgtttttgtttctctccttCGGTCGGGGTTTCGCGAAAAAATCAAAGGGCTTCTCTCTCGTTTTCTCCgtcttctctcttctcctctctATCGACGACTCCGACTAGTCTCACTCCGTCGTCTCGGTTGCTCCATCTCCGTCTGTGAGGCCGTCGTCGCTCTCGGTCTGTCGTCTGTCTCACTCCGTGTTCTCTCTCCAACGGATCACTAGTTCTCTGTCGCTCCATTTTCTCTCTGGCGACGTCTTCTCTATGGATCTGTCTTCTCTCAGGATATGTCTTCTCTGGCAATCCGTGAGCCTTCTCGCTCGGTCCGTCTCCTCTTTCTCTGCATCATCCTCTAATCCGATCCGTGAACGGTTTCGCTTCCACTTCCTCTCCGAAGCTTCTCTTCCGCCAGTTCTTGGTGAAAGAGTCCTCCACTTTCAACGACTACTCGCCGACGTCTCGCTTCCGGAGTGTAAGCGTCTTTCTTTGAATCAAATTTCAATTATACGATTTGGGTTTTGGTGAAATTGTTTTGATCTCATCGTTTTGTCGACAAAGTTGGAATCTTTTTGAAGTGTGTTTTAGATCAGGTTCATGATTTAGAATCTTCTGTGGGTTTGATCCGTGTTTATGTACTTGAGATTGATGAATTTGATCTCATTGTTTTACAATGGTTCAAATATGATCGAATCGGATCACATTCATAAATGGAATTGTTTTACAAAGGTTCAAACATGATTCATGATTCATAACTAACAAAATTTTTGGATTTAGTTTTCTCATACATTTTGCTCGGTTTTGTCAtacattttgatttgttttctttttgtttgttgtgtAAGGGTTGGTGTTGTGTGGGGGTTGCAATGAGAGTATGGCTCACGGAACCCACTCTCTCTCAGAAACGCTTTCAAGTTCATCAACGAAAGAGGTAAAGTACACTTTTCTTTTAATGAGTGTTAGATATTGATTAGGTGGAATTAAATGGATTTGATTGTATGCTGCTATTTGTTAGTTGCGGGTTAGATATTGGTTGTCTTGGTTGTTATAGTTTTAGGTGAATGCATTGATTGCAATTAAAAACATAACCATTGAAACTTCAACTACTAAAAACTttaaaccactataaaatcagaACAACACACACTTTGAACAACacacagataaaaaaaaatagaagcttTCTGCGTCTCTATGGATCCATTTAGTCATATTAGTGGTAGCTATCAAAGCCTATTAAACAGTCAAAATCCAAACACTCAACACCCTTATCAGTCTGGCCCTCTTGAGCCTAGTATACAACTCTCTGCGTCTGATGCCTCTGTCTTCGGTTCACAATGGACTGAAGATGGCAATGAAGACGCAGAGATTGTGTATGACCGTAAAGAGAGACGTAAATGGTCACCAGCAGAGGACGGTGTGCTCATAAGTGCTTGGTTGAACACCTCCAAAGATGCAGTGGTTTCGAATGAGCAGAAAACAATTGCGTTTTGGAAACGAATTGCGGCTTATTATGCTGCGAGTCCAAAGCTGGCAGGACTCCAAAAGAGAGAGCCAACGCACTGTAAATCAAGGTGGGGCAAGATAAATGAGGGGGTGTGTAAGTTTGTTGGATGTTATGAAGCTGCAAAGAAATAGAGGTCGAGTGGGCAGAACGAGAATGACGTTTTGAAGATGGCTCACGAGATTTTCTACAACGATTACAAGGCGAGGTTCACAATGGAGCATGCATGGTTGGAGCTTCGCCATGATCAGAAATGGTGTGGAGCCTCTACAACTAAAGATAAATTTCACTCAAAGAGAAGGAAGCTCGATGACCACTCGGTACAGACAGCATCCTCTGTTGCAGGAAGTCATGGAGAGGATGAGGTTCGCCCAGTTGGTGTTAAAGCATCAAAGGCAAAAGCAAAAAAGTCTGTGACCAAGTCAGCGACTTTGGAAGAAGACGGTAGGGAGTTGCAGAGGATCTGGGAGATTCAGCAGAAGGATTATGCTGAGAAAGATAGGCTTAATAAGCAGAAATTACTTGACAAACTATTGGCCATGACAGAGCCACTGAGTGAACTTGAAATGGCTTTGAAAACTAAGCTTATTACTGAGATGTTGGCACTTTAGTTTTAGCTTGAGTTTATGCTTCTGTcgagtgttttaaaaatttgCTTCTGTCCGAGTCTGTATGCTTATGCTTTGTGATTCAGTTGAGTCTTTGTGATTCTGTCGAGTCTTTATGCTTCTGTCCGAGCCTGTATGCTTATGTTGTTGGATAATGGTTAATGTTTCTGATGTTTTAATGGTAATCCGTGAGCCTGATGTTTTAATGCTTGATGTTAAAGGTACATGGTCTGATTTATCTTCCCTCTCTTTGTTTTATTGTAGGTGGGTCACATGGTTTGTTGTGGTCTCGTGAAGACAATGTTGTGTGATATGTTGTGGTCTCGTGACATAAGAAGACAATGTTGTGTGATATGTTGTGGTCTCATGACAGAAGAAGACAATGTTCTGTGATATGTTGTTGTGGTCTCGTGTAAGATATTTGTTTTGTAATGTATGTTGTAACAACTTGTATTGTTTCacgtttctttttaatttataccaACCAAATGGAACTTCTCTTTATAAACTTCAACAACAACACTCAAATGCTCTAACATTTAACCgagcaaaacaaaacaacaacaacactcaAATGCTCTCAAGCCTTTCCATTTAtaaactttgtttttctttataaactTTGTTCTTCTTCACATTTCTTCATATCTTTCCGCTTTAAGCATTCTCGTTTggttaaaaactttttttaatggCATTTTCTTCTAATAATTTCGAAGAAATGGATGAAAGATTTGAAGAAATTTTCGATCAACAAATCGAAAATCTTCTCATTCGTCATGGTGAACGTCAAGAAGCATCAAGATCAAAAAAGAAACGAGCCTACATTGAAAGACACCGAGAACAAGGACACATGCAGTTATGGAACGATTATTTTAGTGAAGATGCAACATATCCTTCTCACATGTTTCGACGCCagtttcgaatgaacaagcccttgttcatgcgtattgttgatcgactctccgcTGAAATCCCATActttcaacaaagaagagatgctaCTGGAAGGTACGGTCACTCTCCGTTACAAAAGGCAACGACAGCTATTCGTATGATGGCATATGGTTCCCCAGCTgatgcggtcgacgaatacctccgactTGGTGAGACCACCGCACTTTTATGCTTGGAACATTTCGTTGAAGGCATCATCACTttatttggagatgagtatctaagaagacccacgccagaagatcttcaacgactactcgatattggagagatacgcggatttcccgggatgataggaagcataaattgtatgcattgggagtggaagaattgtccaaCCGCATGGAAAGGTCAATATACACGTGGATCAGGAAAGCCAACCATTGTTTTAGATGTtgtagcttcacaagatctctggatatgacatgcgttttttggacctccaggtacattAAACGATATcaatattcttgatcgatcaccagtttttgatgatatattacaaggtcgagctccaAAAGTGAATTACATTGTCAATGGACACGAGtaccatttggcttactatctcactgatggtatttatccaaaatgggcTACTTTTGTCCAATCTATTCCAAGTCCACAAGGTCCGAAAGCATCCTTATTCGCTAAACAACAAGAAGCGGTACGTAAAGAGGTCGAGCGTGCTTTCGGggtcttgcaagctcgatttgccataGTCAAAAATCCAACTCTTTTGTGGGATAAAATAAAGATTGGAAATataatgagagcatgtatcattctACATAATATGAtcgtagaagacgaacgagatgggtACACTCAGTTTGATGTATCAGTTTCGCACAACCGGAATCAAACCAAAGTTCACAAGTGGATTTAGACTTTTCTTCAGATATGCCTTCAAATCTCGGGAATATGATGAATATTCGGAATGAAATTCGTGATAACAAAATACATCAACAattgaaagctgatttggttgagaaTATCTGGCAAAAATTTGGAAGAAATTATGATTTCAACTAATCGGTTTTTTCTTGTTTACgattaataattgtattttcaatttcaatatgttgtaatgccttcttttaagtaaaatttaagatttttcatTGTATGAAATTCAATcattttacttaaaaaaaaaattaaggaccCCTATGAGGTCCTACCATTGGAcaaggaaaaaataatttagctAAACAAAGGTCCTTAACCCTTACAATCATTgtttttattactaattaattgttaaGTACCCTTAAGGGCTCCTTATTGATGGACATGCTCTTATATATGAGAATTACAAAGAGATAAAAGAAAAGACATAAATATGGAAAGTGTACAAatacaaggaaaaagaaaactagGGTTTCCCCTTCTCTCTAAGTCTAaaccgcctctctctctctctctcctgcggctgcctctctctctctaggtatcGGGCATGtcatggaccgggccggttatggacatccacaatatgatttataacactctccttggatgccataaccatacagggaatgtaatacgctttagatgttgcctcattaaaaccttaccaggaaaacccagtgggacaaaaccatggtgaaggaaaaagagtacaacacgtatacTCCCCCTGTTCTGAACATCACTGAAGATCTTTCAttctacgcatcccaatctgatgcgtgagcttcctgaacgtgcaggtaggaagtGATTTGGTGAACATGTCGGCTTCTTGCACTCGGCCATCCCACAATTTGATCGGACatgttgggtcatcgacctcaaccatacacactcgcggctggcctcatgtatgGCCAATATTTCCTAATGGTTCGAAGATGTGGCCGTgatcgtctgcttcatggaacaccatgatatggccgtacctccatgtgtaaagacatagcctgtctgtgatcgagcattgcgtggatctgataaataacctgcatcagcaaagccaactaaaccatctttgttatggttagtataaaatatacccaagtctttcgttccttgcaggtaacgaagaacatgtttaatcccgttcTAGTGCCTTTGGGTCGATCATGAGCTACATCTAGCTAATAGATTACGGAAAATTATTTATCTAGCCTTGTATGGCTCACCAAATCCGTAAAAACTTTATGGCACTTAGACATGGCATTTCGGGACCACGGATCTCCTCATTTTCTTCATTAGGGccgaaattatctttttttttaaactgaggGACCTTATAAATATGGGACTTGTCAATTCGTAAGCTTAGTCCATATCAAACTTCTTGAGCACGTTATGTATGTCATTTGATGCATAAGGATTTTCTTATCAAGGTGCTAAATGTATAATCCAATATATAATCTTGTTTTCCCAAAACCTTTCATGTTGAATTCGAATTCTTTCTTGATGTGTTCTATCTTTGGGAaatttctccagaggttcctaggatattaaatattgttctcgagaacttgatgTTCGGTAGTTCGATACCCTCTGGAACTTTTACATATATTTCGTTATCCAATGGACCGtatagatatgtattttatttgccAGACTTATAAGGAATCAGAATGtcgttgcatccaccacataggagtatgTCTCCTTTATAATTGATTTCAGGTCTTTGTGAGAACTTTATGCAATTTCGCCATTCTTATTATGTATTCTCACCAAAGACTTATTTATGTCCAACTGGTTTGACTACATATCTTCTCTTAAGAGATTTCATATACCACGTCTTATAGCATTATCAATTTTCTTAATCAATTTCTCTGAGTAATTTCTCTGAGTACACTCTATGATAGACGTTGGTTTCATGATCCTTGCTTTTGTCAAGCGCTTTTGCattcaaatattatatcatcAATCGACGTCGATATTATTTTACCGGTTTCATTTATAATCCAGACATGACATAATGCATTTAGATCATATTATTTTCAGGTACCTGATCTTTATTCATGGTCATGTCTAAAGTTTCCTTTAGACAACCTTAATTTCGGATCTGCCCTTTCAATTTTATGCTCTTCTTATTTTCGAGTAATACATGTATGGAACTGTCTTATCTTAACTAAGtccaatatcaattttattagaGCATAACCTGCTGGTATATTTCAGTTTGGGTCATCAAACATGTCTGGAAATTGACTTGTTTAAGTTCTGAGAATGATTCATTCTTTGGACTCTTATTCTATATTCATATTTGAGGATCATTATTCATTCTCGAAATCGTTTACCATCTTATAATTTCTCTCCCTGATGTTGGATATACGGATTTATCTAATCCATGGCTTAGCCTTAATAATATCTCTCGTGGCTTTTTGTATTCTTATGGAGAATTATATCCAACGTATACActtaattcaatttcagatccCATCTTATAACTTTGTGGTGGAGCAACTTATTTAAGTTCTCTATATGGGAACATTAATTCTTGACCCTTTATCAAATTTATGGGAGAGTCTCTATTTGTTCTTTGGCATTATGTTAACAAATTTTACTGCAACTTATAAGGATTCATAAATCCACCGGTATCACCAATTACTCTTGCAAACTTATTGCAGATTTTGACAAGGATATGTACAACCATATGTCGTCACATATGATGGATGATCAGTCCATCCGTGGGTGATCAAGCCCACAAAATTCCTTGCTTATTTTCGAAATATCATGGTGAATACTCTTATTATCAATTCCCTTATTCAAAGGGGCAGCATATCTTAAACCATTCAATAGAATGTCGCATACTTAACCGAAATGGCATGACCGGTTTACCAATCATTAATCTCCATATAATCTttgtaggggttattggttgttgtattttaatgaatttgaaaattcgaactaaatctagtgttattggttctatgattttcaaatctgtattaaaatcatgtgttattggtttaatgattcataaattctatattaaatcaagtgttattcaatcctacggatttactaataaatttgattttataatggatttgaatggatttttttggatttttttgttaaaaatacaaagactcaaatccgagggaaaacctccggatttgtaaatactaatccgaaaaaatttaaaaatctttatattttacgtggatttataaatactacacggatttctaaatcaatcaaaatatataaaccaataacacctccttTATGTTGTGCAATTTCGTTTTCAGATTTGATTTGGGCTATTATTGTCGTGGATGCTTAATAGATTTCATATTTGGCCAATAGAAATTGTGtgattttattatttgactAGATTTCATATTTGGCCAATAGAAATTTCAATTTGGCCAAGGGATTTCCTATTTGGCCAAGGTTTCACCTTTATGGCCAAGGAAAAACGGTTAATGTTTGTCTTTGGCCAAGCTTTTGCCTTCGGTCAAGGTCATTTAAGGTTGGCCAAGAGAATTCAGACTTTGCATTTGATCAAGATTTAAGCTAGGCCAAGCTTTACATTTGTCCAAGCTTTACATTGTTCAATAGGCCAAACATATGTTTCGGCCAAGCCAAATCTGAATGGTTCTAGGATTCTTATAGATTTCGGCCAAGGAGTAATTTTATGATcagattttaagttttaaacatGTTCAAAGAAATGAcaacatagaaatgaaaaaaacaccaaagcaaagaacacaaaaTTTAGAATACAAATGTCGAAATCATTCTTCAGTCttttagacaatctgaagtttcataatccataagatcgtctttatcatgattgaaatcattttcatcatcttgataagtcatatgggcttcaggattcttccctttcaaactctcttgatagagatcaactagatgcttgggagtcctacaagtcttagcccaatgattgccaATACCACATCTACGGCACATTGATTTGCTTGAAGTGGTCGAGTGTTGAGGTTTAAATGAAGAGCCACGTCCGCGACCATGACCTCGTCCAAATGAGCCATGGTCACGCCCATGGTCTCGACCATGTTGATTCCCTCGCCCGCGGCCAAAGGAGCTTCGACCAGGGCCACGTCCATTCCTATTtcctcgaccacggccatgaTGGTCGTTTCCTTGGACGTGATGGGATTCTTTATTTTCCTCTGTGGCGTGTGCTTCAGGTGGTGGGGCTGAGCCAGAAGGTCTCatttcactgtttctcatcaataattcattgttctgctcagtgaacaagagacaagaaataagattagcataggtCGTGAAACCtttctcacggtactgttgttgtaacagcacattgcttgtgtggaaagtggaaaaggttttctcaagcatatcctgatccgtaatactttcatcacacagtttcaattttgaaacaatcttaaacagtgtctagttatactcgtccacggacttaAAGTCCTGGatctgagattcctccaatcaaaccGAGCCTTTAgtaagatcaccgttctctggtgattatatctcgatttcaattcattCCAAAGATCTAAAAGATTCTCAAtggtcagatactgatctttgagactctcagtTAGATGATGGCGAATGATAAAGATGGCTCTGTATCGATCTTTCTCACTGACATTATAGTCCTTGGTGATACACTCACCaagtcccttggatttcaggatgatcttagcatcaagcgCCCATTgaagataattatctccagagataTTTGGGGCAGCAAAAttcaagttgttgattttcgacatttGAAGTCATAGATTGATAATTTTAGATCTTTAGGATTAATTTCAATGTTCAAACAAAGCAATAAGCCTTACGGCCAAGAAACAAGCCTCACGGCCAAAACAGgaaacaagccgcacggccaagGATTCAAACAGTTCGTTTTAATGCATTCAGTTCattgtgtaattgcaatcctaacatagatggtttctatcagttcatATGATGCAATCAATACGGCAATGCACAAACATCAATCACACGGCCAAGTCAAAGATCAATCATACGGCTATTTGATTTCAATTCAATACCACCCTAGCATAAAGttctaagtgtaattgcaatcaatcaatgtgatCAGTTTATGTATGAATGATGCAACAAGCCGCACAGCCAAGATATGATATGATCAagtgattttaattaaaactatcaAGGCTATCAAAATAGGGTTTCAATCAATTCAATATCAAATTTGAGATTAAACAATCTTAGCAacagttctaggtgatcaaaacaatcaattcagattcaaattcaaacaatcaaaatgattttcaaattaggttttagggtttcgattttgatcttagatcaaaggagtttgatttgagattcaaaaccattaaggatttcgattttaattgatcaatctcgatttaggatttggggtatcgaacttttgagcttcgatttactcattagggttttgatctattatcctatggttttgattcataaagattagaattttagggtttcattctttatcaaacaatccaAATTCGATTATAGGTTCTTAggtttcgaattacctttaaccttagatgattgttgaactGGACCACCAAAGAGATGAACTGCGAGCTGATCGGGAACGGAACGCGAGCTGTCCAACGTGCTGATCGAGTCGCGAGCTGATGTTGTCGCGAACGGAAGCACGAATGGATTGAGGCTGATCGGAGACACGAGCTGGAATGGATCAAGTCGCTTAtatcgggtcgcgaacgtctgatcgggaacgccttgatcgtctGTCGCGAACGagctatgaactccttttgATCTGAATGGAAAAGAGAGTTTGATCACACAGGCAGCAACTCCTCTCGGCTTGAACTCCTTGTTGATATTAGACTTGCACAGGAGTTGAGTTCGGTTAGAAAATCCTTGTTGGAATCGGATTTGTTTTCCAAAGCAAATCGGCGCGCACTGTATCAGTGCGTGAGGGCGCGTCGAtggtcagatcgacaagcggtttgcactgactgattcgtctcggcaagggcttcgatttgatatcttgatcgttttctgtatcctcacggtttgggagaacgccctctttgaagttccgaggcagattccttttcgtttagggtttgatgatttttggctgagttgaaaaatattttgtggGGCTTAGTgctagaggctatcgtgctgataacgtgttgtaaacttaaggattagaatctataagtttttattattaatcataacaTATGGTGCCCTTATATATGAGAACTACAAAGAGATAAAaggaaaaacataaatatgaaaagtgtacaaatacaaggaaaaaggaaactagggtttctctttctctctaagtCTAAACCACATCTCTCTCTCCTGCGGCCACCTCTCTCTCTAGGTATTGGGCTGGTCATGGACCTGACCGGTTATGAatacaatatgattta
The window above is part of the Brassica napus cultivar Da-Ae chromosome C3, Da-Ae, whole genome shotgun sequence genome. Proteins encoded here:
- the LOC125583082 gene encoding glutathione S-transferase T3-like; the protein is MDLSSLRICLLWQSVSLLARSVSSFSASSSNPIRERFRFHFLSEASLPPVLGERVLHFQRLLADVSLPEWLVLCGGCNESMAHGTHSLSETLSSSSTKESGPLEPSIQLSASDASVFGSQWTEDGNEDAEIVYDRKERRKWSPAEDGVLISAWLNTSKDAVVSNEQKTIAFWKRIAAYYAASPKLAGLQKREPTHCKSRWGKINEGRSSGQNENDVLKMAHEIFYNDYKARFTMEHAWLELRHDQKWCGASTTKDKFHSKRRKLDDHSVQTASSVAGSHGEDEVRPVGVKASKAKAKKSVTKSATLEEDGRELQRIWEIQQKDYAEKDRLNKQKLLDKLLAMTEPLSELEMALKTKLITEMLAL
- the BNAC03G51570D gene encoding uncharacterized protein BNAC03G51570D, with translation MDSPDKIHRRYNAAEILHGAATSIFSIIPLFPPKMTPSRVCLPLRFSDVSPFESTVKNDSSTSTSSSGLNSTVRISSLSSDGKRGGPAFVGQVFSMCDLTGTGLMAVSTHFDIPFISKRTPEWLKKMFSTITKSERKGPVFRFFMDLGDAVSYVKKLNIPSGVVGACRLDLAYEHFKEKPHLFQFVPNERQVKAANKLLKSMPPNEKKQRVDGVPVFGAQNLDIAVATSDGIKWYTPYFFDKAVLDNILEESVDQHFHTLIQTRHVQRRRDVVDDSLTSEIMEEMGDSMLEPPEVQEAMEEIGTSGIPLSVVAKAAEIQLLYAVDRVLLGSRWFRKATGIQPKLPYLVDSFERRSALSIQRAPGSTTKCLGDSDSSASLLKVEDGSPSEEEKRQQSLWFPFRDWLNAQKDSSGQREMESREREMQRSPFLPKITMVGISTGEAAQMSKANLKKTMEDLTQDLEQSDEGSDHGSNRYDPLKIEERDPLFVANVGDYYSGLARAGSARWSRRGDDRNETPPRS